CGCGAGGTCCATCATTATTCGCTGCTGATCGGATTCGGTTGCGGCGCGATTAATCCGTACCTGGCCTTCGAAACGCTCGACGATATGCTGCGTCAGAAGCTGCTGACCGGGATGGACCACAAAACGGCATGCAAGAATTACCTCAAGGCCGCAGTCAAAGGCGTCGTCAAGGTCATCTCGAAGATGGGTATCTCGACTATCCAAAGCTATTGGGGCGCGCAGATATTCGAAGCCGTTGGGTTGAAAAAAGAATTTGTGGACAAGTATTTCACCTGGACTCCTTCGCGCATCGAGGGCGTGGGCATTGAAGTGATTGCCCAGGAGGTCCTGCTCCGCCACAAGCGCGCCTTCCCCGATCGGTCCGTCAACGGGCATGTTTTGGAAACGGGCGGCCAGTACCAGTGGCGCGAAAGTGGCGAGTACCATCTGTTTAATCCACAGACCATCCATAAGCTTCAGGCCGCCGTCCGCACCGGCAGCTACAAGGTTTTCAAGGACTACTCGGCGCTGGTTAATGAGCAGAGCAAGAACCACTGCACCCTGCGCGGTTTGCTCGACCTCAAGAAGAGCAAGCCCATTCCCATCGAAGAGGTCGAGCCGGTCGAAACGATCATGAAGCGCTTCAAATCCGGCGCGATGAGTTACGGGTCGATCAGCCAGGAAGCCCACGAAACACTGGCTATCGCCATGAACCGGATTGGGGGCAAGAGCAACACCGGCGAAGGCGGCGAGGACGCTGCCCGTTACGTCCCTCTGCCCAATGGCGACTCGAAAAACAGCGCCATTAAACAGGTCGCTTCTGGCCGTTTCGGCGTCACTAGCCTGTACCTGGTCAAAGCAAAAGAACTCCAGATCAAGATGGCCCAGGGCGCCAAACCCGGCGAAGGCGGCCAGTTGCCTGGCCAGAAGGTTTATCCGTGGATTGCCAAAGTGCGCCACTCCACGCCCGGGGTTGGCTTGATTTCCCCACCGCCGCACCATGACATTTACTCCATCGAAGACCTGGCCGAGTTGATTCATGACCTCAAAAACGCCAATCACCACGCCCGCATCAGCGTCAAGTTGGTCGCCGAGGTAGGGGTGGGCACCATCGCCGCTGGAGTCGCCAAGGCGCATGCCGATGTGGTCCTCATTAGCGGCTATGACGGCGGCACCGGCGCCTCACCCCAAACAGGTATCAAACACGCCGGCATACCCTGGGAACTTGGTTTGGCCGAAACTCACCAGACTCTGGTGCTCAATGACCTGCGTTCGCGCATCATTGTCGAAGCCGATGGCCAGTTGAAAACTGGCCGCGACGTCGTTATCGCCGCTCTGCTGGGCGCCGAAGAGTTTGGTTTTGCCACTGCGCCCCTGGTCGCCATGGGTTGCATCCTCATGCGCGTTTGCCACTTGAACACCTGCCCGGTCGGCGTGGCGACTCAGGACCCCGAGTTGCGCAAGAAGTTCGCCGGCCAGCCTGAGCATGTGGTCAATTTCATGCGCATGATTGCCCTCGAGGTCCGCGAATTGATGGCCCAACTCGGCTTCCGCCAAATGAACAAAATGATTGGCCGCGTCGATCGACTCGAGGTCAAGAAAGCCCTCGAACATTGGAAAGCGCAAGGCTTGGACTTTTCGAAAATCCTCTTCCAACCCGAGGTGCCCACCGATGTGGGGCGCTTCTGCCAGGTCCCCCAGGACCACGGTCTGGAAAAAGCCCTCGATAATACCGTCCTGTTGCGCCTGTGCGCCCCCGCCATCGAGCGGCAGGAAAAAGTGGTTGCCGTGCTTCCTATTCGCAACGTCAATCGTGTCGTGGGAACTATCGTTGGCAGCGAAGTCACCCGCCGCTTTGGCGCCGAGGGCTTGCCCGAGGACACCATCGAGATTCATTTTACCGGCAGCGCCGGCCAAAGCTTTGGCGCGTTCATGCCAAAGGGCATGACCTTTTTCCTCGAAGGCGATTCAAACGATTACCTGGGCAAAGGCCTGTCTGGCGGCAAAATTATCGTGTACCCGCCCCAGAGCGCAACCTTCGTGCCGGAAGAGAACATCATCATCGGCAACGTTGCCTTGTATGGGGCGACCGGTGGCGAGGCCTACATTCGCGGCATGGCCGGGGAACGTTTCTGCGTGCGCAACAGCGGTGTGACAGCGGTAGTTGAATCCATCGGCGACCATGGTTGCGAATACATGACCGGTGGCCGAGTCCTGGTGCTGGGCCCGACCGGGCGCAATTTCGCCGCCGGCATGTCGGGTGGAGTGGCTTACGTGCTGGATGAGAAAGGCGATTTCGCCCGCCGGTGCAATCCCCAGATGGTCTCACTCGAAAAACTGGAAGCCCCAGACGAAATCGAGCAGGTCTGGAAGATGATTCAACGGCACCAAACCTATACCCGCAGCGAACGGGCGGCGATGCTGCTGGCCAAATGGCCTCAAGTCATCCCGCAATTCGTCAAAGTCATGCCCAAAGATTACAAACGCGTACTCCAATCCCTGAAGCGCATCGAGGATTCCGGCCTGAGTGGCGAACAGGCCATCATGGCTGCTTTCGAGGAGAACGCCCATGATACCGCGCGCATCGGCGGCGGCTGAGCCCCGATTTCTCTCCCCCTCGAACCCTTGATTTGCTAAGAAACACACGATGGGCAAACCGACCGGATTTATCGAGTATTTGCGCGAACTGCCGCTGGACCGCGCCGCCACCGAACGCATTCGCGATTGGAATGAATTCCACCTCCACATGGAGGAAAGCAAACTTCGCGAACAAGGGGCCCGCTGCATGGATTGCGGCATTCCCTTCTGTCACACGGGCACCTTGCTCAGCGGGATGGCCTCGGGATGCCCGATTCACAACCTGATTCCAGAATGGAATGATTTAGTCTATCGCGGTCTTTGGAAGGAAGCCCTCGAGCGGCTGCACAAGACCAACAATTTCCCCGAGTTCACTGGCCGTGTCTGTCCGGCCCCTTGCGAAGGTTCTTGCGTCCTGGGCATTAACGCGCCCCCCGTCACAATCAAGAATTTGGAGTGCGCTATCATCGATAGGGGCTGGGAGCAGGGTTGGGTTGCCCCTAAAATGCCAAGGGTGCGCACGGGGAAGAACGTGGCCGTCATCGGGTCGGGGCCGGCGGGCCTGTGCGCTGCCATGCAGCTTAATCGGGTCGGCCACGGCGTCACCGTGTTCGAACGCGCCGACCGGGTCGGGGGGTTGCTCACCTACGGGATTCCCAACATGAAGCTGGATAAGGAACAAGTCGTGTTCCGGCGCATCCGGCAAATGGAAGCCGAAGGGGTCAAGTTTGCCCCCAACACGGAAGTTGGCGTTAATTATCCTGCCGAGAATCTGTTGAGGCAATTCGACGCGGTCATCCTCTGCACCGGCGCCACAAAGGCCCGCGACCTGCCTGTCGAGGGGCGCCAGCTCAAGGGCATTCATCTCGCCATGGAATTCCTGACCGGCAATACCCGCAGCCTGCTGGACCGCCACCGCAACGGCAACTTCATCTCGGCTGAAGGCAAAGATGTCATCGTGATTGGCGGAGGCGATACCGGCACCGACTGCGTCGGCACTGCTCTGCGCCAAGGTTGCCGCAGCCTGGTCCAGCTCGAAATCCTGCCGCGCCCGCCCATGGAGCGGGCTGCGGATAATCCCTGGCCCGAATGGCCAAAGGTCTATCGCCTGGATTATGGGCAGGAGGAAGCGGCCGCCAAATTCGGCGCCGACCCGCGTGTCTATCTCACCACGGCCAAGCAGTTCATCGGCGATGAGAATGGCTGGGTCAAGGCCATCCGCACCGTACAAATTGCCTGGGAACGAAACGACAAAGGCCAGTTCGTGCCTAAAGAAGTCCCCGGAACCGAGCAGGATCGCCCCGCGCAACTGGTCCTCCTGGCGATGGGTTTTCTCGGCCCGGAACAGCGGCTGCTGGATGCCCTCAAGATCGAGCGAGACGCTCGGACCAATATTAAAGCCGAATTCGAAAAGTACGCCACCAGCGTCAAAGGCGTCTTCGCTGCGGGAGATTGTCGCCGTGGCCAGAGCCTTGTGGTTTGGGCTTTCAACGAAGGCCGCGGCGCCGCCCGCGAATGCGACCGCTACCTCATGGGCGAAACCAGCCTCCCGTAGTTTAGGCTGGACGGTGTCTTCCTCCCAATCTTGCTCTTGCTCGTACCCATTTCAACCGCATCGAGTAAGAGTAGGAGCAAGAGCAAGGGTAAGAGTTCCTGTTCATCCCTCCCCAATAAAAAGCCCTCCCGCATTCCACCAGGAACGCGGGAGGGCTGCCGTATGAACAGAGGTTCTAATTAAGCTAGCCAGTCTGGCTTTCGTCCACTACCACGTAGTGGCTGCCCCCGTCACTCCAGACCCGCAACAAGGTATGTTTGTCTTTTGCATTTTCGGTCAACTGCACCGCCTGCTCAGCATCCTTTACCGGATGACGATTTATCGATTCGATGACGTCGCCCGTCTTGAGACCCGCTTGAGAGGCTGCCGAATTGGGCTGCACCTGGGTCACAACAGCGCCATGAACCGTCTCGGGGATTTTGAACTGCTGGCGGGCCTGGCTGTTGAGATCGCTCACGCCGACACCCTGCAGAGTGCCGGTGTCGCGGCTGTTGTTCTGGGCAAGCTTTTGGCTGCCGGGCAATTGGCCAACAGTGACGTCGATTGTTTTCGTCGAGCCATTGCGGATGATTTCAACCGGCACTTTGGAGCCAGGTTTAGTCTCGGCTACCGTCAGCTTAAGGTCACGGCCAGTAGGCACTTTCTTGCCGTTGAATTCCAGCACGACGTCGCCGTCTTTGAGGCCGGACTTCTCAGCAGGACCGTTGGGTAGCACGTCTCCCACCAGGGCGCCTGTGTTTTGCTTCAGGTTGAATTCCTTGGCCAGGCTGGGGGTGACATCCTGGATCATTACTCCCAGGTAACCTCGCGTCACATGACCATACTCGACCAGGCTCGTCATCACCGAGCGGGCCAGGTCTGACGGAATGGCAAACCCGATGCCCTGGTTGCCTCCGGAACGGCTCAGGATGGCGGTATTGATGCCGATCAGCCGTCCATCCGCATCTACTAACGCGCCACCGGAGTTGCCCGGATTGATGGCGGCGTCAGTCTGGATAAAGTCTTCGTAGTCCTCAATCCCCATGCCGCCGCGGTCTGTCGCGCTAACAATGCCGTGGGTAACCGTCTGGCCGACGCCAAATGGATTGCCAATCGCCAGCACGATGTCGCCCACCTGCACCTTCTGGCTGTCCGCGAATCGAACGGTGGGCAAATTGTCTGCATCAATTTTGATGACCGCGATATCGCTCTTGGAATCCCGGCCAATGACTTTGGCGGTAAACTCGCGCCCGTCCTGCAGGGTCACCTGCACGTCCTTGGCGCCATCGACGACGTGATTATTGGTCAGGATATAACCGTCTTTGGTCACGATGACCCCTGAACCGAGGCCGTGTTCGAGCGGAGCAGGCATCTGGCGCTGGGGCATCATCGGCCCGCCAAAGAAATGGCGCCAGAACGGATCGTCAAAGCCGGGCCATTGCTGGTCCGGCAGGTTGGCCGCGCACGATGCCGTGACGACGACTTTCACCACGGCTGGCGCCACCTTTTTGACTATCGGCGCGAAGCTTTCATAAGGACCCGCCGAGCGCGGCACAGCAGTTTCATCCATTGGCACATTCAGTGTTTTGCCATTGCCTTCGGTTGCGGGTTTGTGCTCGAAGCCCCAAACCGAACCGGTGAGTAACAGCGCCCCGCCCAATGCCAGAATGGGCAGCGGCTTGCCTATACGCGTAAAAATCCGTTTCATGTTCGCTTTCTCCAATATGTGTTCTGTTCTAGTTTCTCCAACTGAATCAATAGACACCCAGGGCCATGACGGGAGCCTTTCCGGGAGATTACACGTTTGTAAGGGGCGCTGTAACTTTCCGTTGCCATCCGGCTCCATCTCTTTAGAAATGAGCGCAAAGCGAATCGTGATTATTGGTGGAGTGGCCGGCGGCGCCAGCGCGGCGGCCAGGGCCAGGCGGTTGTCTGAAGAGGCGGAGATCATCCTTTTCGAGCGCGGGCCGCATGTCTCGTTTGCCAATTGCGGCCTGCCGTACTATGTCGGGGGAGAAATCACCCATGCGCAGGACCTTTTATTGAGAACGCCGGCTAGTTTGCGGGCCCGATTTAACCTGGATGTGCGCGTCGAGTCGGAGATTGTGCAAATCGATCGGCGGACAAAACAGGTGAAGGCGCGCGAGTTGGCCGCCGGCAGGGAATACCACCAGGCTTATGACTCGCTGATATTGGCGCCCGGGGCCTCGCCGCTCAAGCCGCCCATCCAGGGTATCGAGCGCGCCGGACACTTTGTCGTGCGCAATATCCCGGATGTGGAGAAAATAAGGGCGTGGATTAAAGCCGGCCCGGTGCGCCGGGCGGTGGTTGTTGGGGGCGGGTATATCGGACTGGAAATGGCTGAACAACTCAAACAACGCGGGTTGGCCGTCACGGTAGTCGAGGCGCTGCCGCAGGTTATGGCCTCTCTGGACCCGGAAATGGCGGCGTGGTTGCACGCCGAATTGCGCGCCAACGGTGTCGAACTGGTTCTCCAGGATGCAGTGGCTGCCTTTGAAGCCCCTGGTCCAGCCGAGAAAAGCCTGGCCTCAGTCGTGGTGCTCAAGAGCGGCAAACGGTTTCCTGCCGACCTGGTTGTGCTAGGCTTGGGTGTGCGTCCAGAGACAACCCTGGCGAAACAAGCAGGGTTGGCTCTCGGGCATTCCGGAGGGATTCAAGTGGACCGCCACATGCAAACCAGTGATCCTTCTATTTGGGCCGTTGGAGACGCCGTCGAGGTGCAGGATGCCGTCACCCAAGGGCACAGCCTCATCCCGCTGGCCGGCCCAGCTAACCGCCAAGGCCGAATTGCCGCTGATAATATTTTTGGCCGCGACTCAGTTTATGAATCGACCCTTGGCACCGCCATTGTGCGCTTGTTCAAGCTGACGGCCGCCTGCACGGGGGCCAACGAGAAGAACCTCAAAAAAGCCGGGATACTTTACCATTCAATCCATCTGCATCCAGGTTCGCACGCCGCTTATTATCCAGGCGCCTGGGCCATTGCTTTGAAGGTGCTCTTCGCCCCAAACACAGGGAAATTACTCGGCGCCCAGGCGATTGGCCGGGACGGTGTGGATAAGCGCATCGATGTGCTGGCCACAGCCCTCAAGGCAGGCATGACGGTTCACGATCTGGCCGAGCTTGAATTGGCCTACGCTCCGCCCTATGGTTCGGCCAAGGACCCGGTGAACCTTGCCGGAATGGCAGCACAAAACGTCCTCAACGGAGATGTCCGGCTTGCACAGTGGACCGAGGTGGCCACCCTGGACCCGGCGCAATCCCTCTTGTTGGATGTCCGGGAGGCTGACGAACGCGCCAAAGGTTTCATTCCAGGCTCGATCCATATCCCGCTGGACGAACTGCGCCAGCGCGCAGGTGAGCTGCCGCGCGACCATGAGATCATCGTGCATTGCCAGAGTGGGCAGCGTTCCTATTTTGCCTGCCGGATGTTGATGCAGCGGGGCTTTCGCGCCCGCAATCTCACCGGCTCCTATCGCACGTGGCAAATGGCAACGGCATGACCGCGAACCGCCTAGCAGTTCTCCCATCCTGCAACTGAACCGCATCATTGCGACGAGTAGAGCCGTCAGGCGCCGCCCGCAACCACCAGCATACCGCACCACCGCGCTCGCGCCCTCGCTGGTTCCAATCCAGGAATCATACTTATAAGTTGGAATTGACACACCAACCGGGCTTTCATAGAATGTCTCTCAGCATTAAAGAAGAACAAACAGGAGAAAAACCTATGAGGATACGGACACTCTCCACGGCTGCGCTTTTGTTTGCCGCTTTTGGAGTCGCGCACCTTTCACTGCAACAAACAGCGTGATGGATTATCAGCAGTATTTTGATGTAGGCGATTGGGCCCAACTCTTCTTCAGGGTGCAGGTTTCGCCTTAAACTCTGGACAGGCGTTCATGAAGCCCGTCGAGCAGGGTAAGGAAAGCTGTCCGATTCCAAAGTCTCAACAGGCTGAACAGGTTGAGGGTGAACCCTGGCGCTGGTGCCCCCGGTGTGGTCACGAACTGCATAACGAGAAATGCAAGCTGCGGTGTCCCCGCTGCCATTATTTCATGAGCTGCTCGGATTTCGACTGAAAAGCCCCCCGCAGTTTTAAAACAGGCCCTTAGCGGCTACTGGGCGCGACAAATTGGTGTCCGATCAGCTCACTCGATATGGCCTGGGCCGTTCTCTGCGAGCAGGCATCCAGTTCCTGGCGGAATAGCTTGGCGTCTGACGCTGCCCAGTCTTTCAACTTTTTCGGCGAGCTTCGGTAGCAAATCCGTCGCGAATAGAGATCCTGGCCATCGGAGGTCCGCAGGACCGTTGCTTGGACCTCCACCGCCAAGGATCGAAACCGGCTGTTCTGATGTTTTCCAACCAATTTTGCATTCACTACCTGAATCTCGATCGCGATTTTGCTATTTACAGAGGCCTCCGCCGCGGTTGTTCCGCTCCCGTTTGCTTCGGCTGGAGTTGCGAATGCAAAGCTCAAAGGCTCTTCGCTCCGGTTGACCCGGGTGACCGCCTGCGAGCGCAGGCGCCGCGCGAGTTCATCCGCCAACGCGCCTTCCAGGTGGCCCCGGTCCGCGACGACGCTCAAGGATTTGGCCAGCTTCTGGGTCTTCTCCCGCGAATGCCTGCCAAACGCCCCCAGGGTTTGTTCCCACAGGCCCAGCGGCACAGCCGCAAGGCAGGAAACAAATTGCACCACTGCATTACGGTCGTACTCCAATCCGTCCAGTGCCCACTTCGTATCGCTTGGAAGCCCCAAATTGTCGCCGGCGGAAGTGGGACTCTGAATGGAGAGGTTCTGATCGGCATTGCCGGTGCGAATCTCGATGGAAGTCGCCTTGTCCTGCTGGAGACTAACAAACTGGAATACAGCGGTCCCCACTGAACGCTGTTCCCAGATTCTTTGAAGCCTCATACCGCGCAAGCCGCCATAGCCATTTGAGTTCCAAGGCCCGGTAGCATCCCGCAAAGCCAAATGGCTTCGAGTCCTGCCAAGGCGCATTGGCCGCAAAGAGCCAGGCACACGACTTGCCACAGAACCATCCGTTGGCACGGCTTTGACCCGCAAGTGCTCCTGCCCGGGACCAATCAAGAGCGGCGGTTGAGAATCCGCCCGGAAGATGTCGTCCGTAATGTGGTCGGCAATGGATTGATATCCAGTTTGAGCTACATTCTTCAGTCCCTCATACGAGGCCCAGTCGATGAACAAGGCCGTGCCGCTCTGGTAATGGTAGGTCCGATCGAGCAGAACCGCCCCATCCGTAGCCCTAAGCAGCCGCGCCCGCGCCTGGATGGCAAGGCAGTAATCCTTTTTGCCCTCTTTCACAGTCCTTAGCTGGAGTTGTTCGACTGCAACTTCAAGGATCACGCTCACCGGCGTATGGCCTACAGGCGCTGCAGAGGCTGACTTGCCACAAACTATCAGGCGATGGGTCTTTTGCCGGGCGGTTTCCCCCACCTTCTGGCACAGAGCCTCCGAACCCGCATTGGAATTCATGGCTTGCGCCAAGTCGCGCTGCGCATCCGAAAGCTTATCTGCTGGAAGCCGCTGATGCCCGGCTTGTATTGCCCCATAGGCGGCAGCGAATGGGGCCAGGGCAAATTCGAAGGCCCCAACGGCAGCCTCGATCTGCGGATTGCCAAGGTTAGGGGTATTCATCACTTTGCGCGCGGCATCACCGGCGCCTTCACGGGCGGATTGCAGCCGGCCATTAGGTGGGTCGAAGCTGATCGCCGCCGCACGTGCAACCGGGGTAATCAGGACGAGGCCGGGCTCGACCCCAGCCAGAGAGACTTTATCATCGGCAGTCCCGCTCACTGGTGGCGGCCTATGGCTGGCACACGCCACAAAAAAAGGCAGCACCCCGAGCCAGCAGAGAATATTGAGGTAAACCAAATGGCTCTCTTTCCAATCACCCTCTGAACCGGAGGATGCCTTATCAGGAGCGCGGGTTTCATCCACCCTTGTTTGACCTTTTCAGGTCAATTGTGTTCACGGCACGGAAGGTAATACCAATTCCACGGGCGGGCGGGTGTTTGTCATCGCAAATAGTTCTTTGAGCTGCTCGACGTGCCGGTCCGCAAAAAGCACATTGCCTTTGTACCGGTGCAATTCCCGCGTCCATGTCAGCGTGTAGGTGCCGCCGAGATGAGCGATGCTCCCCGAGGCGGGCGTGACATTGCGGTCCCCAGCCAGAATAGAGTCCGGCTTGCCGCACTGAGGGACCGAGCCGGCGAAGTAGCTTAGGTTTGTATTGCGCAAATCCCTGAAACTGGATGCTGCGGGGCGGTCGTCGGCGGGGCAGCGCAGGATTTTAGGGGTTTGGAGCACCGGTTCAAGAGGCAGAAAGTGGTGATAGGCAAAATAAAACTCGCCGTTGACCATCCGGCCCGCTTGCAGGAATTCGCCTGAGCCGCCGAGGTTGGTCGAAACCTGGACCGGGAACCTATCGTCGTGTTCGAGCGCGAAATCGACTTCTGCGATTCCGAGCTGGTGAAGATTGTTGATGCATTTCAACTGACGAACCTTGGCCTGGCCGCGGTCCAGCCCCGGCATGAGCATGGCGACCAGCATGCCGATGATGACCACCGAGCAGAGCAGCTCGATGAGGGTTGAACCTCGGCGGCAGGGCCTGGTAGAACCTGGTTTGCTGAACATCGCCTGAGAGAGTGGCCTGTTCTCTTACATTGGTCAAGCGTCATACAATGACATACTAGTGGCGGATACGGAAAAGCTGTTCGGCAACCATGCTTGAGTTTAGCAAAGCAGGGCGGTTAAATTACGGACCATGGCAATGACGATTGAGCAGATGGAGAGGGCCACAAATTTATTCGCTCGAACGTAGCCCTGGTATTCGGCCGACTCCTTTTCAGGGTCGGTGGCCAAGAGGGAGATTGGTGTTGACACAAACTAGTTTGTGGTGCAAACTGGTTTGCTATGAATGCCAACTCGGAACCCCTCTCCAACAGTCCCGAAGCCCGCGACCTCGCCGCCCTCCAAACCCAGATGCTCCGTCCTGCCCTCCGCGCCATCCAGGACGGTGGCCTTGAGCTGGGCTGGGCCGTATTCATCCTCCTTTCTGGCCTCGGCCCTTATTTGAACACTCTGCTGATCCAGTCCCGCTGGTTCTCGGTTTGGACCTCCTGGATTGGTTTTCTCCCGCTCCTGGCTGGGGCCTTTGCCGCGTACGCGGTCCCTAAGATGATCAAGAGGTTCATCACCTGGCCGCGGACCGGTTACGTCACCACTCCCAACGAACCGAAGCTGGCCCACCTCGTTTTGCTCATAATCTTCGGCGGGGCACTCGGGTTCGCTATCAGCCTGACCTTCATACTGACATCGCAAATCCATCGCGCGCTCAACCAGAGCGGGGCGGGTGGGGACATCCACAGCATCGTGCTGAACGGCGTCAAACTACTCGTATGCGTCGCAGTGACAATTTACCTCGGCCCGAAAGTCATCTCGAAACCCAAGTCCGTATCGGCCGCTTATGACGCCAAGCTGATTACGGAGGGCCTCAAGCAAACGGCCTCGGGTCGCAGGCAGCTCCGCCTGGTGAAGGGCGCGTTGCTGGGCCTGTTCATTGGTCTGCCGCTGCTGGTATTCGGCGTCGTGTTCGGCCTGATGTATTGGAGCAAGAGGGCCACGCGCCATGCGGAGATCCACTGGTCCCAATTGGGCATGCCATGTTTCCTGGTGGCGACGAATGTGGCCCTTTATTTCATGGGCAGCGGGGTGGTGCTCAAGCCGAACCGATGGAAGTGGTGTGTCGTGCCCGCGATGCTCCTCGTGCCGGTCCTGGTTGCCCCCGCCATTCCCCAGCCAGTTATCCCAGGCTCGATGACCACGATATTCAACCCAGTGCTCCCGGTCATGTTGTGCCTCGGCGGGGTGTGGCTACTGTCCGGCGCCATCACCCTGGCTCTCTTCATGCGGCGCAACCCGGTTCCTTCCGCTGACGCGCCATGAACGAACAACTGCGCGCCATAGCGGACCTGGACCGGGTGATTCACGAGCCGGGGCGGATGATGATCGTCGCGCTGCTGGCGGCGGTCGAAGAGTGCGACTTTCTGTACCTGCTGCGAGAGACCGGGCAAAGCAAGGGCAACCTCTCGAGCCATCTGGCTCGACTCGAGGAGGCCGGCCACGTGGAAATCGAGAAGACTTATCGCGGGAAAGTGCCGCAGACTCTGGTGCGGTTGACTCGCCCGGGCCGGGCCGCGTTCGAAGGGTACCGTAAGCGATTGAATGCGGCTTTGGCCGAGCAATTGAGACTGGCCCCGGCAACGAACAAATCCCCCAAACCGAAGTGAACCTGGCCATCGGTCTGAGCTGGGATGGGATTGTCGG
The nucleotide sequence above comes from Verrucomicrobiia bacterium. Encoded proteins:
- a CDS encoding transcriptional regulator — protein: MNEQLRAIADLDRVIHEPGRMMIVALLAAVEECDFLYLLRETGQSKGNLSSHLARLEEAGHVEIEKTYRGKVPQTLVRLTRPGRAAFEGYRKRLNAALAEQLRLAPATNKSPKPK